The genome window GTTCACGGGTGACCCAGACGCTAGATTAATGAAGAAGTTTATATTGCTTCCGTCAAAGAGTTCGGCTTGGTCGATAGATTACAGGTTAAAGGAAAAGAGGAAAAGCGTTTGTTGGAACATGAGTTTTCTCATTTGGAAGAGGTTTTAGAAGGGAGGGATTTTACTGAAGAGGAGGGTTGGACGTTTGAGGAGTTAAAAAGGCGGTTACGGAAGTTGGATATGTTTAATCAACGTTACTTGCAACAAAAGTCACGTAGTAACTGGGCAGCGTTCGGTGATGATAACTCTAAGTTTTTCCATGGGTTTATTAATAAAAGAAAGGCAGCTAATTATTTTCCGGGATTGATGGTAAATGGTGTTTGGGAATCTAAGCCTGAGATTGTTAAACGTGAGGTGCTTCGATTTTTTAGAGATAAGTTCAAAGAAAGTATGAAGAGTCGACCGAAGTTAGTGTGCTATGGGTTGAAGAAGGTTTCGCAGAATGATGCCGATAGTATGTTGTTGGAATTCTCGGTTCAAGAAGTTAAAGAGGCGGTGTTTGATTGTGGTGCAGATAAAGCTCTTAGCCTAGACGGTTTTAATTACCGTTTCATTAAGACGTTTTGGGATCTTTTCGAGCATGATTTTGTGGATATTTTGCATCAGTTCCATCGTACGGGTAGGTTTAGTAGGGGGTTGGGTCTTCTTTTATCACTTTGGTTCTGAAGGTGAGTGATCCATCTGTGCTCGGGGATTTTAGACCAATTAATCTAATTGGGTGTATTAGTAAGGTTGTTTCAAAGGTGTTGGCGAATAGATTGAAGAGGGTTATCAGTTCGGTTGTTTCGGAGCATCAGACGGCTTTTCTGTCCGGGAGATATATTTTAGACGGACCTATGATGATAAATGAGGTTTTGGCGTGGGTGATGAAGAGAGGTAAACAAATGTTTTTATTCAAAATTGATTTTGATAAAGCATATGACAACGTCAATTGGGAGTTCTTATTATCGGTCATGGAACAAATGGATTTCCCCCCTTTATGGTGCGCGTGGATTCATGCTATTTTGGAGTCGGCTAGATCTGCAGTTCTGGTAAGTGGGTCTCCTACTTTTGAGTTTGGCTTCCAAAAAGGTATTCGCCATGGAGATCCAATCTCgccttttttatttattattttgatgGAGGCTTTTTCGGGTTTGATGAAAAAAGTTGTGGACATAGGCGCTTTTGATGGTTTAAGGTTGCCAAATGACGGTCCGGTTTTGTCACATTTGTTATATGCAGATGATGCCATGTTGATGGGGGAATGGTCTACCTTTAGTTTTATGAACATGAGAAGGATCTTGCGCATCTTTTATTTATGTTCAGGTTTGAAGATTAATTTGCATAAATCGGTGTTGTTTGGTATTGGAGTGGATAATGAAGAGGTTAATTTGGTGGTCGATTCCATGGGATGTAAGGCTGGTGCTATTCCTTTTATGTATTTGGGTATCAAGGTAGGGGCAAACATGAATAGAGTTACGAACTGGGACCCAGTAGTCAACACATTCAAGAAGCGGCTTTCAAAGTGGAAGGCGAATACTCTGTCTATTGCATGTCGTTTGACATTAATTAAATCGGTTTTAGATAGTTTACCGACGTATTACTTCTTTTTATTTAAAGCGCCCGTGAAGATCATCAACACTTTGGAAGGATTGATGAGAAGATTTTTATGGGGTGGTTCAGATGAAGTCAGGAAATTAAGTTGGGTTGCGTGGGACACGGTTGCAAAAGCGATAGGTGATGGCGGATTGGGAATAGCTAAATTAGAGACGAATAATAATGCTATGATTGCTAAATGGTTATGGAGGTTTCTCAATGATCACCAGGCGATGTGGCGTAGAGTTATCGTGGCCATCCATGGTTCGGGGCGTAGTTGGGGATTGGCTCCTGTTAATAATTCCATTACGGGGGTGTGGAAGAATTGTGTTAAGTTTTGGAATAAATTCAAGGTGGATGGGGTGGGTTTCGATAGGGTGATTAAAGGGAAAATTGGTAATGGGAGACAAATCCGGTTTTGGCTAGATTCGTGGTTGGAGCCGGAGCCAATGAGGGTTAAGTAGCCGAGTCTTTTTACTCGTGAAAAAATAAAAGAATTGTGGTTTCCGGGTGTATTTATATTGTGGGGAATACTCGGGAGATCTCTTGGAACTAGAATCGACTCCCTTCTTCGGCCGACGAGTTGGTAGACAAACAAACTTTGGAAACAGCTATGATGAACGTTTCTTTGTCCGAGTGTCAGGATGGTTGGGAGTGGGACGATGGTAGGGCTGGGAATTTCGAAGTGTCCTCGGTTAAAAGATAGATGTGTGGATCGACGAATGGGGTAGATCGGTCTAGCTTTACGTGGAATAAGTGTAACAACTCTCaataaaattaatacttagtaggttaattatctattaaggaaaccctaattgagaaacccaatcaattctgcataaaccctaaaattttcataacaatcgaaatcaggatcagggcccctaaaactcagggggggtaaaccctgaTTGATAATTATCATCAAAAACCGCTGTCTAATTCGAAATTTCGTTGTACGTTGACTCATCCAAGCTATctggacacgaacctaccctaccctactttTGTTGcccgtcgcgacacgcgacagatgTCGTGCATTCCTTCGCGACACGCGGGGGGTGCATAATTTCAGTATATATAGAGGGGTCTGGCACTTGACAATCTGCGTTACTTCGATGATCAAATTCCAAACCTACGTTAAGTTATAGCAGAAACAGTTCACAACACATactaatctcgaaacgctgccgcaatcagggtaataactcgatctctattacgattcaacgtccgatcgattataactatccaacgattgtttaaataccgctcaaattgagtttatactttgttattcaccgtgatttcgacttgaatgtttgagtgctgttcgaactcggactatactctgtcattcgttgtgaatccgctgaattgttaagtattgcacttgtaaatcgttgtgagggtttaatctcgtgaattgtcgtaactgctgtattagttactaacccgtttgtgtgtgcattgttatttaaattaggttaatcaaagctaatcagtaggcttatactctgctcgttaaatctgcaaagtgagtcattctctttttatcaactattttacaatactccaaattattttccaaagttataattacagggattaagtctttgaaatcaccaaattacagccggtatgtggggtattgtgcacattactattattTGTATCATGCTAGGTGAGCGagcctaaatcatgatatacactattaggtagtcggaccaaaatagtgatttacgtcacttgtgggtgaacggacccaacagtgatatgaccacagtcacagatccagtcgagtgacaagtactgtgggtagttggttgatatggaaacattgtaatcgctcttaatactgtaaattataacaaatgcgtCGTTTTAagtaaaactgaatgattcactcagtatttccca of Helianthus annuus cultivar XRQ/B chromosome 1, HanXRQr2.0-SUNRISE, whole genome shotgun sequence contains these proteins:
- the LOC110887615 gene encoding uncharacterized protein LOC110887615, which translates into the protein MLKILDADKVLLKTVSRNFGPEPFRFYNSWIGRQEFGELVRKVKGKEEKRLLEHEFSHLEEVLEGRDFTEEEGWTFEELKRRLRKLDMFNQRYLQQKSRSNWAAFGDDNSKFFHGFINKRKAANYFPGLMVNGVWESKPEIVKREVLRFFRDKFKESMKSRPKLVCYGLKKVSQNDADSMLLEFSVQEVKEAVFDCGADKALSLDGFNYRFIKTFWDLFEHDFVDILHQFHRTGRFSRGLGLLLSLWF